A window of the Alnus glutinosa chromosome 4, dhAlnGlut1.1, whole genome shotgun sequence genome harbors these coding sequences:
- the LOC133865883 gene encoding leucine-rich repeat receptor-like protein kinase TDR: protein MEIFQCLSYNLLLASMFIFVVSAIDPFSEALLSLKSELVDDYHSLNDWLLPSGGNAPGGEVYACSWSGITCNKNSTIVTGLDLSMKNLAGVITGKQFNVFTDLVNLNLSHNFFSGPLPVEIFNLTSLRSLAIRRNNFSGHFPRGISGVRNLGLFDAFSNSFSGPLPIEVSQLDNLKVLNLAGSYFKGPIPSEYGSFKSLEFLHLAGNLLSGNIPPELGNLKTVTHMEIGYNTYQGSIPWELGNMSELQYLDIAGANLSGPLPKQLSNLTKLQSVFLFRNQLTGLIPWELGRIMPLTDLDLSDNQISGPIPESFAELKNLRLLSLMYNEMNGTVPEGIAELPSLETLLIWNNFFSGSLPHSLGRNSKLKWVDVSTNNFIGSIPPDICSEGMLFKLILFSNQFSGSLSPSLSNCSSLVRLRLEDNSFSGEIPLKFSHLSGISYVDLSRNKFTGGIPADISQASKLEYFNISNNQGLGGIVPAETWSLPHLQNFSASSCSISGNIPPFQSCKSISVIELNMNNLSGTVPKSVSNCQLLERMHLANNNLSGHIPEELAILPVLGVLDLSHNSFNGPIPVRFGSSTSLLLLNVSFNDITGSIPSEKLFRSMGSSAFVGNPQLCGAPLRPCPGSIAILGSKGTGKLTWVLLLCAGVVIFIAASVLGIIYFQRGFKGQWKMVSFHGLPRFTANDVLRSFSSTESTETMQAPSASACKAVLPTGITVLVRKIEWEAKRMSVMSEFITRMGNARHKNLIRLLGFCYNKHLAYLLYDYLPNGNLAEKMRMKRDWASKYKIIVGIAKGLCFLHHDCYPAIPHGDLKSSNIVFDENMEPHLAELGFKYLVQLNKGSFPTASKKETGEFNNTIKEELYMDVYNFGEIIVEILTNGKLTDAGTSIHSKPREVLLREIYNENEADSKPSVQEEIKLVLEVAFLCTRSRTSDRPSMEDALKLLSGLKPQDNDRTSKAGGL from the exons ATGGAGATTTTCCAGTGCTTGTCTTACAATCTTCTTCTTGCTTCCATGTTCATCTTTGTGGTCTCAGCCATTGATCCCTTCTCGGAGGCACTTTTGAGTCTAAAATCTGAGCTTGTAGATGATTATCACAGTTTGAACGACTGGCTTCTGCCTTCTGGAGGGAATGCACCTGGAGGAGAAGTATATGCATGTTCTTGGTCTGGCATCACTTGCAACAAGAACAGTACCATTGTTACTGGTTTAGACCTTTCTATGAAGAATCTTGCTGGTGTAATTACGGGGAAGCAATTCAATGTCTTCACTGATCTTGTTAATCTCAACCtcagccacaactttttctctGGGCCGCTTCCTGTGGAAATTTTCAACCTCACCAGTCTAAGAAGCTTAGCTATCAGGAGAAACAATTTTTCTGGCCACTTTCCCAGGGGGATATCTGGTGTCAGGAACCTGGGCCTGTTTGATGCCTTCAGCAACAGCTTTTCAGGGCCATTGCCAATTGAAGTTTCCCAGCTTGACAATCTCAAGGTTCTTAATTTAGCTGGGAGTTATTTCAAGGGACCAATCCCATCAGAATATGGTTCTTTCAAGAGCCTTGAGTTTCTTCACCTGGCAGGAAATCTTCTGAGTGGTAATATACCACCAGAACTGGGTAATCTAAAAACAGTCACCCATATGGAAATTGGCTACAACACTTATCAAGGAAGTATTCCATGGGAATTGGGAAACATGAGTGAGCTCCAGTATCTTGATATTGCTGGTGCAAATCTCTCTGGCCCATTACCAAAGCAACTCTCCAATCTCACCAAGCTGCAATCAGTTTTTCTATTCAGAAACCAGCTCACAGGATTGATACCATGGGAGTTGGGCAGAATCATGCCTCTCACAGACTTGGATCTTTCTGATAACCAAATTTCTGGGCCTATACCTGAGAGCTTTGCAGAGTTGAAAAACCTGAGACTCCTCAGTCTTATGTACAATGAGATGAATGGTACTGTCCCTGAAGGAATTGCAGAACTTCCATCACTGGAAACTCTTCTTATATGGAACAATTTCTTCTCTGGGTCACTTCCTCATAGCTTGGGCAGAAACTCCAAACTCAAGTGGGTGGATGTTTCCACAAACAATTTCATTGGCAGCATTCCACCTGATATATGTTCGGAAGGCATGCTATTTAAGTTGATCTTGTTTTCGAATCAATTTTCGGGCAGTCTCTCACCATCTCTCTCAAATTGTTCTTCACTTGTTCGTCTTCGACTTGAAGATAATTCATTCTCAGGTGAAATCCCTTTGAAATTCAGCCATCTTTCTGGTATCAGTTACGTGGACTTATCCAGGAACAAGTTTACAGGTGGGATTCCGGCAGATATTTCCCAAGCTTCCAAGCTTGAGTACTTCAATATCTCTAACAACCAAGGATTAGGAGGCATCGTCCCTGCAGAAACATGGTCTTTGCCACATCTTCAGAACTTTTCAGCATCCTCTTGTAGTATCTCAGGCAATATTCCTCCATTCCAATCTTGCAAATCCATTTCTGTCATCGAACTGAACATGAACAATTTATCAGGAACTGTCCCAAAAAGTGTTTCTAATTGCCAGCTTCTAGAGAGGATGCATTTAGCAAACAATAATTTGTCAGGCCATATACCTGAAGAGCTTGCAATTCTTCCTGTTCTTGGTGTCCTAGACCTATCACACAATAGTTTCAATGGCCCAATACCTGTGAGGTTTGGTAGTTCTACAAGCTTACTACTGTTGAATGTTTCTTTCAATGATATCACCGGTTCTATTccttcagaaaagttgtttagATCAATGGGTAGCAGTGCATTTGTTGGAAATCCTCAGCTATGTGGAGCACCACTGCGACCATGTCCTGGTTCAATTGCAATATTGGGAAGCAAAGGCACAGGGAAGCTTACATGGGTCCTGCTACTGTGTGCAGGGGTGGTTATATTCATTGCAGCATCAGTGCTTGGTATAATTTATTTCCAAAGAGGATTTAAAGGCCAGTGGAAGATGGTCTCATTTCATGGACTCCCTCGATTCACAGCAAATGATGTTTTGAGGAGCTTCAGTTCTACAGAATCCACAGAAACAATGCAAGCACCATCAGCTTCAGCTTGCAAAGCAGTCCTGCCCACAGGCATAACAGTTTTGGTGAGGAAAATTGAATGGGAAGCAAAGAGAATGAGTGTCATGTCAGAATTCATAACACGTATGGGAAATGCAAGGCACAAGAATTTGATTAGATTACTGGGATTTTGCTACAACAAGCACTTGGCTTATCTTTTGTATGATTACTTGCCTAACGGGAATTTGGCTGAGAAGATGAGAATGAAAAGGGACTGGGCATCCAAGTACAAAATTATTGTTGGGATTGCAAAGGGACTTTGCTTCCTTCATCATGACTGTTATCCAGCAATTCCTCATGGAGATTTGAAGTCAAGTAACATAGTGTTTGATGAAAACATGGAACCCCATTTGGCAGAGTTGGGTTTCAAATATCTGGTACAGTTGAATAAAGGTTCATTTCCAACAGCTTCCAAGAAGGAAACAG GTGAATTCAACAATACCATAAAAGAGGAGCTTTACATGGATGTTTACAACTTTGGAGAGATCATTGTGGAAATTTTAACAAATGGGAAGTTGACAGATGCGGGGACAAGCATACACAGCAAGCCAAGGGAGGTTCTTTTAAGAGAAATTTACAATGAGAATGAAGCTGATTCTAAACCCTCTGTGCAAGAGGAGATAAAACTTGTTCTTGAAGTTGCCTTCCTCTGCACTAGAAGTAGGACATCTGATCGGCCATCAATGGAAGATGCACTGAAGCTTTTATCTGGGTTGAAGCCACAAGATAATGACAGAACTTCTAAAGCAGGAGGACTATAA
- the LOC133867091 gene encoding cysteine-rich receptor-like protein kinase 19, giving the protein MASKLVTLLLLFFLPLKTHCSTPQTQSWVQAGYYYAGSETVISDINSKLFTHLICAFAYINSSTYHLFINSSTEQLFSAFTLTVKRKNPSITTLLSIWVGREHSSTLFSMTYQSSYRNSFIQSSIRTARLYGFHGLVLCGVVPSKSSDMINLGTLLNEWRVAVDSEARNSIQSRLLLVMSGRYLPALGSESYPMESMQRNLDWVHVSAYDYYVPRKDNFTHFHAALRGQLNGANTDDGIKEWRRRGFPPSKLVLGLPFHGYAWTLVNPQNNAMGAPSKGPAVTMDGSMGYKLIKSYIRSFGYGAASVYNATYVVNSCTIGPTWINYDDVEAIRAKVSYAKQNGLLGYNVFQVGNDDNWVLSRAAQEEGEDQHKKRPLLLIILPTTVAVLLILSFMICYLWPRVIKSRGCGESAKRLLYKVKIKLSAPEDLDSNASNLQEFSYTTIKAATQNFSRENKLGEGGYGPVYKGKLRKGQEIAVKRLSRTSNQGLEEFKNEVTLTARLQHVNLVRVLGYCTERDEKMLIYEYMANKSLYLYLFDPTRKFLLDWKKRVHIIEGITQGLLYLQEYSNFTIIHRDLKASNILLDNEMNPKISDFGMARIFKKDEHEANTGRIVGTYGYVPPEYVRKGIYSTKSDVYSFGVMLLQIISGKKTACYYGTHENLNLLEYAYVLWKEGKGWEILDPSLDDLSSSCKLLRCMEVAFLCVQENPVDRPSMLEISSMLRNETAAINTPKKPAFSLQRDENEEEICLSQGKLCSVNDATISQLVPR; this is encoded by the exons ATGGCGTCCAAACTGGtcaccctcctcctcctcttctttctcCCTCTCAAAACCCACTGTTCAACCCCACAAACACAATCTTGGGTCCAAGCCGGTTACTATTATGCAGGTAGCGAAACCGTCATTTCCGACATAAACTCCAAGCTTTTCACTCACCTCATATGCGCTTTCGCTTATATAAACTCCTCCACCTACCATCTCTTCATCAACTCCTCCACTGAACAACTATTCTCTGCCTTCACCCTCACTGTAAAGCGGAAGAACCCCTCCATTACAACGCTTTTGTCCATATGGGTTGGCAGAGAACACTCTTCAACCTTGTTTTCAATGACCTACCAGTCCTCTTACAGAAATTCTTTTATTCAATCTTCTATACGAACAGCTAGGCTCTATGGGTTTCACGGCCTTGTCCTTTGTGGGGTTGTGCCAAGCAAAAGCTCGGACATGATCAACTTGGGCACCCTTTTAAACGAGTGGCGAGTTGCTGTGGATTCTGAGGCGAGAAATTCCATCCAGTCACGGCTGCTCTTGGTCATGTCCGGTCGTTACTTGCCAGCTTTGGGTTCAGAGAGTTACCCAATGGAGTCGATGCAGAGGAATTTGGATTGGGTACATGTTTCAGCGTACGATTACTATGTGCCTAGAAAGGACAATTTCACGCACTTTCATGCGGCATTGCGTGGACAATTGAACGGGGCTAATACTGATGATGGTATAAAAGAGTGGAGGAGAAGAGGTTTTCCGCCAAGCAAGTTGGTTTTGGGCTTGCCTTTCCATGGCTATGCGTGGACGCTGGTGAACCCCCAAAACAATGCAATGGGTGCACCGTCGAAGGGTCCGGCTGTTACAATGGACGGTTCCATGGGCTATAAGCTAATAAAATCCTACATTAGAAGCTTTGGTTATGGAGCGGCTTCAGTGTACAATGCTACTTATGTGGTCAATTCCTGCACAATTGGGCCGACTTGGATTAATTACGACGATGTGGAGGCCATTAGAGCTAAGGTTTCTTATGCAAAGCAGAACGGTCTGCTTGGTTACAATGTGTTTCAAGTCGGCAATGACGACAATTGGGTGCTCTCTAGAGCAG CTCAAGAGGAAGGTGAAGATCAACATAAGAAGAGACCTTTGTTGTTAATAATTCTGCCTACAACTGTTGCAGTCTTGCTTATACTGAGCTTCATGATATGTTACTTATGGCCGAGGGTAATCAAGTCAAGAG GTTGTGGAGAAAGCGCCAAAAGATTATTATATAAAGTCAAAATTAAACTTTCAGCTCCTGAAGATCTTGACAGTAATGCTTCTAATCTGCAAGAATTCAGTTATACTACCATTAAAGCAGCTACACAAAACTTTTCAAGAGAGAATAAGCTCGGAGAAGGAGGATATGGACCTGTTTACAAG GGTAAGTTACGGAAGGGACAGGAGATTGCAGTAAAGAGACTTTCAAGAACTTCAAACCAAGGCCTTGAAGAGTTCAAAAATGAGGTCACGCTTACTGCAAGACTACAACATGTAAATCTAGTCAGAGTTTTGGGGTATTGCACCGAGAGGGACGAAAAGATGTTGATTTATGAATACATGGCAAACAAAAGCTTGTATCTCTACCTTTTCG ATCCAACTAGAAAGTTTCTTTTAGATTGGAAGAAACGTGTTCACATCATTGAAGGCATTACTCAAGGGCTTTTATATCTCCAAGAATACTCAAATTTTACTATAATTCACCGAGATTTAAAAGCTAGTAACATACTACTAGACAATGAGATGAACCCTAAGATATCAGATTTTGGGATGGCTAGAATTTTCAAGAAGGATGAGCATGAAGCAAACACAGGTCGGATTGTTGGAACATA TGGCTATGTTCCTCCCGAATATGTAAGAAAAGGTATATATTCGACAAAATCCGACGTTTATAGCTTTGGAGTTATGCTTTTGCAAATTATAAGTGGCAAGAAGACTGCATGTTATTATGGGACACATGAAAATTTGAACCTTTTAGAATAT GCATATGTTTTGTGGAAAGAAGGCAAAGGGTGGGAGATTCTTGATCCATCACTGGATGatttatcttcttcttgtaAACTCCTAAGATGCATGGAGGTGGCTTTTTTATGTGTCCAAGAGAACCCTGTTGATAGACCTTCTATGTTGGAGATTTCTTCAATGCTCAGGAATGAAACTGCAGCCATCAATACTCCTAAAAAGCCTGCTTTTTCACTTCAAAGAgatgaaaatgaggaagaaatTTGTCTGTCGCAGGGAAAATTGTGTTCAGTCAATGATGCCACAATTTCCCAACTGGTACCCCGTTGA